The genomic window GTAATCCTGTGTCATCATAGCGTTTTTGAGTATGATGATGAAATTCCCCTGTGCGGTCTAGTAGTTGGGAAATGCTAGGAATACAATAAGTTTTAACCATAGCCAGTTCCAACGAACGAGTAATATCCCAAGGGAATTCGTAACCAACTAATAAATGACAAATTTGGCAATGGTCATTAACTGGATCTAATTGTTGGATTTGTTGAAGACGATGATAACGTAGATTAAGCCCAAACATCTCTAACTATGGTCATTTAAGATTAAAACTAAGATTAACATTCTGCTTCGCTTTCCCGTTTTGTAGGATACAAAGGTTCACAACCATTTAATTGCCAAATACTATAAACGAGGGCGCAAGCGACAGTAATCCAAATAACTGAAGGTGCAATTAACAAACCAGCTAACATAGTTGTCTGCCAATAAATAAAAGTAACAATAATGGCTGATAACCAAGGTCCAATAATCACCACTGGAACAGCCGCTCCTAATCTTCCTTCCACTGTGAAAATAGTATTCCAGGTATCTCCTAATGCTAAATGAATCACAAAGGCAATTAATGGCAAAGCTAAGAAATTTTGTCCAACAGCTTGCCACACTAATACAGAAGAAATTACCCTTAACACACCGATAGTCATCCAAATAATCGGAAATGCTAGTGGAGGAGGGGCCCAATTGGGTCGAATGACTTGCTGATATCTTCCACTACTACGAGTATTATCTAAGGGCGAAAACAGCCGAGAACGAAGAGTTAGCACGGCGAAAAATACACTAGCGATCGCCGTTGGCAACCAACTCGGACTATTCTCTACTAGCAGTTGGCTAACTACCCACTCCATCCCAGACAAAGCCAATACCATTAAGCTAATTTGTAAGACCGTCCCCCCTAAATAGATAAAGAAAGCTTTCCCATCAAATTCTTGAATATTGATATTTGAATCATTTGAGTGTGATGGGTTTTTAACTCCCATGACAGAATTAACCACATTTTCAAGCCTATTTGTTGACTTTGATTGATTCATGTTCCTTTTAAAATTCTTCTTTTCTTATTTTACAGTTATAGACTCCAATTAATTATTTTGTCATTTGTTATTATTACAGCACACCTTGGATTTACTACCAACAAAACAATCCTTAACATTTTGAAAGACTATCCCCAAGGATTAACGGTTAAAGAATTAACTGAAAAGCTCAATCGTCCTATCTCTTTGATACAAAAGTGCTTGAAACTATATAATGACTCGGAAAAAATCATGGACAAAAAGATAGAGATGATAAACTATTATTATCTTAAGTCACATAATAATTACATAACTACTGATGATAAATCTCAACTACTTACCGTCAATTAACATAATCTTGGTTCCTTGTTTGGCGATGTTACCCAATGTTGTCAAGGCCGAACAAATATTATTGTTAAACCTTCAATACAAATCTGATGCAACCATAACCAGAGAAATTCAGTTTTATGGCAATGATATTGATCCGAATTCCACTTCTATTGACGACAACTTTTCCTTAAAAATAGACGGAAAATTAATTGAAGCACCTGATGAACTCTATAGACGACTTGATAGATTAAGGCGTAGTTTTAGCTACGATAGTCTTTCAGGAGGCATTCAAGACCCCTCCCAAAGCATAGTTAGTTGTAATTTGGGAGGCCCTGCTGAGGGAATGATTCTTTCAGTCCGCTATCTGACTTATCAGGACTTTAAGATTGTTGATCATGAAATGCGACCCGTATTTGGTTTGGCTGAAAACTGTTTATTCAAAGAGCTTTACCAACCCGTTAATTCAAATGCGAAGGAGGATGCGCGAGGGGTAATTGAAATTTTGAATACCCTTAATTTGCTAGGTTACTAAGATTAAATAACGATTTTTTTCAAATCTATGAAGGAAATTCGATAATTTTAAATTCTTAACGATCTGCTTGCCCAATAGTTGATAAACGGTGAGCAACAACGAAAGTTGTTTGTTGATACATCAAACGACTCAAAGCATCTTGAATTAACCCAAATGCTCCGATAGCCTCAACGCCAGTCCAGCCAAAGTACAGACAGGATTGGCAGCAGTGCTGACTGGCATGACAGACATATCGCAGACATATAAACCGGTCGTACCTTTAATCTTGAGGTCTTCATCCACAACCGATTCCTCATTAAAGTTAGCATTGCGGTTCGCTTTCCACGGCATCCGCAGAGTGCCACAGGCATGATGTACTGTCCCCCAACCAAACGGCCACTGATTACCATCCCCACCGCCGTAATCCCTGGTAATCAGATCCAAATCGTTAAATTCGGCAAAAACACGATCTCGTGTCCTGTTAAGGAGATCAAAGAATTCTTGTGGGCTTTTTGTCCAGCCAGCGATTGCAGGAAAACGTGACTGTAATAAATCATCAAGAAATGAGAACCGCTTAAAGCTAATGTTAGGGATGTATCCATCATTAGGGTCGGAGAAAATACCGTTTTCATCATCGAGGCAATTAGCAAAGCTAAACTTTATATCTATGCGAGTCTTGCTTGTATCATCGGCAATAGATTCAGCAGACGGATCATTGTTTCGTAGATGCCAATATTCATGATTAATATTCATCTCAATATTGAACGGATAGATAACATGACCGTTTTGATCGCGCTGTCCCCGTGAATAAAAAATGATTTTGGCGTGATCATCACGACGACTCAGGGGAATCCGTCGACTGTTACCAAGTGACGAGACATAAGCTTGTGATTCTCCGCTGACGGGATGATCGCTTAAGCCCCATCCCACGCGCTTTCTTACAGCATCAGGTAAACTTTGATAGACAGAAGAACGATTAATTAACTTGGGGCTTTCTATAGAACCTCCTGCGATAATGACTTTGGGAGAATAGAAACTGAGCGACTCCCCTGTAATTGTGTCAGTAGTCTTAACCTCGTACCAGTCAAAGGGTACGCTGTTGACGGCTTCAACAAAGCTGTTAAGCTTGAGAAAAAGCCCATTACCATTTTGATCAACTCCCGGTGTTAATCCCACCTGATTAATTAGCAGTTCAGCCGTGTTAAATACACCCGTTGACTCAACAAAGAATCTGTCCTGTGGTGTCCCATCAGGATTGAGATAGGGTTGATGCAATGCACGAGGAGTTTCCTGTATTTCAAAATCTTGATTCAGGTCACTTTGGCGAAAATGATCTACTATTTCTTTTGCCTTTTGCCCTAGAGAACGGGATGTATTCATACGCTCAGAGGCTAAATTAAAGTATGTTGTAGCTAAATCCTGACGCACTCTAGTTGGAAAAAACTCTAGTTCCCAACTTTGAGGCTCTGGAATCAGACCTGACCAAAAAATGGAGCGTCCCCCAAAAGCTAATTGGGGCTTTTCGCCAATAAAATGCGTATCGCTGGGTGATTGCTTGAAGTTATCAACCCCGAAATGCCTACCTATAGTGGCGTTAGGAATTCGGCTAATATTGTAAACATGAGTTGGATAGATGAATGCTCCAACATCTAATACCAAAATTCGTTTATTTTGGCCTACTCGATCCGCTAAATCATCAGCTAGGATACCGCCACCCATTCCCGAACCGATGATGATAAAATCAAAATCTTTATTACTCCCGTCGTAGTCTCGAATCAAGCGAGTATGCGCTTGAGTTTTTTCTGTGACCAAATTTGCATAATTATTCTCGAAGGGCATTTTTTAACCTGATTTTACAACTATTTTTGCCTACCTACTTAATTTCTGATTATTATATACTTAAAAATAAAATTTTTGGAAAAATCAAAAAGAAAAATGTCCAATAAATATAGATTTATTACCAAGTTTTTTCTTCAATCAATTTGCTTTGTTATTAGCTTTGGTACATTAACCCATAACTCCAGTTCCTTAGCTAATGGTGGTAGTGATTACACTATCCGTGATGGAGGAACGGTTTTTTGGGGGGTAAGAACCGCCGGTGGAGGCGAAATCATAACCAATCAAATTGGCTTTGAATATGGCGTAGGAACGAATAAAACTTCATTACTTTATGAAAATTTAGTCTTTGATGAACAAGATGTTGGTAAAACCTTTACCGTTACTGCGACCGAAGACCCTGACTTTAACTTAATTGTTGAAAAATTAACCAATGGAATAATTGATGATGTCTTTTTAAATGTCACGTTTGCCAACGGAGATAAAATTGAAAGTACAACGTCAGATTCATTGGGAAACACTGATTTTCAAGGTTGGAAAATTAACAGTATTGATTTAGTGATCAATAGCTTAGAAATTACTGCACCAGGCAATGATCCCAATGGTGATGGAAATTGGACACAGGTAACTTACGACGTTGAAAGTATTATTAATGTGACGAAAGTTCCTGAACCCTCTTTCCTTCGAGGAGTGTTAGGATTGTTTGGTTTGGCAGGGATTACGCTTCTCAAAAAGTTTAAGAAACCTTAATATTTTGGAAAAAAGATTTCCCACAACAACTTTAATGATTCCTTCTGTAGATAAGCGGATGATGGGACTCGAACCCACGACATTCACCTTGGGAAGGTGACGTTCTACCACTGAACTACATCCGCAATTAACCTTATTATACTGCTAGAGATTTCAATTATTGCAACTTGGGTGTCAAAGATAAGAGATTATCTCATCCCCAACACCCAACGCTTTACACCATTGCTGGTTGTAATAACTTAATATTAGAAAATCCGAATTCTTGGGTTACGGTTTCTCCGTTTTCTTCCCCTGTAATGATGCGACTGGTTAAAATATAGTAACCACCCACTTTTTCGTAATTATCCTCAAAATAACGCTTCCCGGCCTTCAGTTCTCCCGTTTTTGGGTCATGATAAACTGAGTCATAACGGTGGGAAAGATAGCCGTCTTCTGTCTTGTGACTACTGAAAGTATCGATGGTAACCACAACCCCATGAATATGACGGTGAACATGACACACCTCATTATCCCGAAGTTTATAGCGATCGCCTTCTGATTTGCCTCCCATGAGGATTTCTACCGCACCGCTTTCGTCGGTATCGCCGTAGCGAAAAGTATTTTGACCATGAACATCTTCAAAGGAACGACGAACTCGATGAATGGCCGTTTCCCAAAGTTGGGACTTAACTTGGTTTAAGGCTTCTTCGTCTTCTATATTAAAGACTTCTGTGGACATATCGCCATTCACTCTCGCTTGCCCTGTAAAGGTGCGATCATTATTCTTAAAGGTGACATCGGCTGTATAACCTGGAAAATTCTTATCCCAAGTGTAGCGATTTTCGTAAGCAGCGCGAAATAAGTCTCTAGCATCAAGGGTGGTTGCACTCATACAATTCTTGTTACCTATGTTATGTTTAATATTCTAGGGAAATTAAGACCCAAGAGGTACACTTATCCTATGGGTTAATGCTGAAAATAATGATAAGTGATCTTATCTTAACTCATCAACTAGGATCATTATGAGTTCGGAGTGAGGAACGAATACTCACTGGTCATTGATAACTAATAACTGATAACCCCTTTAAACAATAAGGTACAATAAGTAATAGAAGCATACTTAGCTTAACTCATCAAAATCTGTCACCTAAAACCCTATGACTGTTCAATCGTTAA from Crocosphaera subtropica ATCC 51142 includes these protein-coding regions:
- a CDS encoding TspO/MBR family protein, which encodes MNQSKSTNRLENVVNSVMGVKNPSHSNDSNINIQEFDGKAFFIYLGGTVLQISLMVLALSGMEWVVSQLLVENSPSWLPTAIASVFFAVLTLRSRLFSPLDNTRSSGRYQQVIRPNWAPPPLAFPIIWMTIGVLRVISSVLVWQAVGQNFLALPLIAFVIHLALGDTWNTIFTVEGRLGAAVPVVIIGPWLSAIIVTFIYWQTTMLAGLLIAPSVIWITVACALVYSIWQLNGCEPLYPTKRESEAEC
- a CDS encoding GMC family oxidoreductase, producing the protein MPFENNYANLVTEKTQAHTRLIRDYDGSNKDFDFIIIGSGMGGGILADDLADRVGQNKRILVLDVGAFIYPTHVYNISRIPNATIGRHFGVDNFKQSPSDTHFIGEKPQLAFGGRSIFWSGLIPEPQSWELEFFPTRVRQDLATTYFNLASERMNTSRSLGQKAKEIVDHFRQSDLNQDFEIQETPRALHQPYLNPDGTPQDRFFVESTGVFNTAELLINQVGLTPGVDQNGNGLFLKLNSFVEAVNSVPFDWYEVKTTDTITGESLSFYSPKVIIAGGSIESPKLINRSSVYQSLPDAVRKRVGWGLSDHPVSGESQAYVSSLGNSRRIPLSRRDDHAKIIFYSRGQRDQNGHVIYPFNIEMNINHEYWHLRNNDPSAESIADDTSKTRIDIKFSFANCLDDENGIFSDPNDGYIPNISFKRFSFLDDLLQSRFPAIAGWTKSPQEFFDLLNRTRDRVFAEFNDLDLITRDYGGGDGNQWPFGWGTVHHACGTLRMPWKANRNANFNEESVVDEDLKIKGTTGLYVCDMSVMPVSTAANPVCTLAGLALRLSEHLG
- a CDS encoding DUF3386 domain-containing protein; translation: MSATTLDARDLFRAAYENRYTWDKNFPGYTADVTFKNNDRTFTGQARVNGDMSTEVFNIEDEEALNQVKSQLWETAIHRVRRSFEDVHGQNTFRYGDTDESGAVEILMGGKSEGDRYKLRDNEVCHVHRHIHGVVVTIDTFSSHKTEDGYLSHRYDSVYHDPKTGELKAGKRYFEDNYEKVGGYYILTSRIITGEENGETVTQEFGFSNIKLLQPAMV